One stretch of Toxoplasma gondii ME49 chromosome XI, whole genome shotgun sequence DNA includes these proteins:
- a CDS encoding hypothetical protein (encoded by transcript TGME49_313495), translating to METREETGEPRGEKREARPPESRQQYAGRLRGDIRRETEEGRRASLSSSLTSEGRYIQRETLLGRRRVDHRAQLNPRSFVQRPTGPASFSVADSPSVSSPRYSSLSPSPLSPLETRRGEARGREAGRPSLGRVSKRQVEREAVEGRLERAGERRRRPTRVGNRTVFDVRRTSPADRQAFAAACAAHGLPAVETLPSVNLRAAFHRLYRSDASSFFSFLVNQLEASAHVPGPSGSLPRVSALDGASAGPRDLSSQEALHPRAAVAALVCLAAYAHLDQCEVKLEFVPSPPSSAGLVEGYAASEKGEATGRLESAAEVRCFLGDERDGEVEAETPKKQQATSLEGDSGESRRRGAGGRDAKKERAEEARKTETPWGDGCRREEIRRGQETTAEEREENEDGEADRERFFFQLSGSGPPCTRGTKERLSLQLVERLMDIAGTRLQSLQTSDLTSLLFALVTLSRALSFPLSPSPFSPFTAPLRAFAGAAPNPPARLLRFSRRMRRLLVRLLSRLSEAAADLESLEILRSSLLLLTPHHARESPAARLSWTLALETPTTGLRRAARPRSSGPGPGLRGAFAPSRDSGRGKGTTARHPRMHAVFFPGVSSEALALARDEAVHLQATHAVSGTGYPPRSRDGDSRPTELRGARSGPETDGQGPGREQWSEADAREVERLFLLLQQTFPPSSSSDVIAAGAAYLAKACAIAARRFEIESLAAFGLEHASVSPMFEPHVDQMHAPQRSGQAVLWRANPGVSLGTSGRALLHRRETETETGRREETDVAERTKDDEIKQEREETERRGEGPQCGGNEEEPRGQTEVEGRGSARREGENPYEVAGRFQCTQGASEEGETREVLKEDKHSLFASIQTKVTTSSDEELAHIARRLLDTWEAWLPFLQAVGECQDLASSSSPAPSSSPSSSSPPSSSSSPSDLCPASFSRFVNVALYNQRLLLLVLSEQRRRETSRDRQIRGADRAPKTATDGREAPEKTTETNEAQPSLPPRSTQSKETPQPVEASREEKGQIGRHYEDGEAGKEDKGEKHDKDNEDMRDAEDEHERESNCRTGDTDPLSAHASLVSPEPGLPCDAKILPPSSPSPKLFSSSFSQSLVEGPVAAWWRLCEPVAMKTLSSLFHLVSRMQRPCAQGLTGFPALRDAAVTFLFDRDAEYERAEGDSKSAVAAVHSEGACAHTVDGRGPQTPRRERRSLAPQTGPRRQREAWPESELESEAKQRWLLLSALDAASAVADSREGASENSLFYRAAFAGVHSPRGGPAPLHETGEAGLQSGSGDRLEEAIRKAELFCFMATANQGGKSNPVVQRSADELLECAFSPANTVSPASVRPLPGRPADCLKESLVASTESHSDAAEPRGEAGTIPRTPASSFSFALLQRLLVSADRVDSARLLLAVLAEMTARLKEAAAAAATREEVDRTSRDTKDIRENGDGRAACLLGPELALESRFWRRESPGTTEETARRRAARDFDARGRGTVEDPSGEKSNDESGSKHAQLIGKALTFLFRWMGISRRNGVFPAFRDSRREDEGAGGMAIEGESPPRQRPSLGNGDMREAGEPSEERSLSSPEETRALRAASEKAILDFALAATQWASQTRFAGFSPTDLALLTHALVPLWRAIPLSGALGSSGALGSSGGFRRAREVPPRALGREEGEGSEECGSSRGRHEELIDRYFETLTEVTCSHVAGGRSLSLSPSRPRPSPSLSLLAWKPPLLCLLLHCLIRMTPQLTPSPRDASLSQPASPLSVLAPRGAVPAASATCADTWEEGLCKAHKRLLFAPSRLAACAPCLGPSSLPRAGHPPALSDAPLITSWASVLVPAVAEALGTLVLFPRSVVHAAEASAAALKALEGIVRHRVPSDSSEEICGMASPRPSPESGRGEKHGSEKSETTDEGKENDAEAARLASEANAGRSGERSRNLGTNQTIPEPCLSPPARAASAHLPQAPAHPEASAAEGEQDAREERGREGFAHPPPGSRVSVQELPSTTKSTCFFCSLRSSSAASADSPASLERMVANAMETHSPLSLSSSLLSLSLLPYLSECMTAAAAKKLSKPLRARLAEILKSSSLPFSRPKLFISRIEFRELGSVLWGLDKVCVHNMRDAQLRRPAPVRPVDSLGGFQEAGRRGTTGEVAPRDAEGGQFPSPLLAPSAASCLWGNLHGALWEGGGEKTREARERELEERHETQTRERHFLPWGATLALDALRRPGGFCHKLALYFAASVRFEERRLLLAYARSAGLGRGQKGAGTRTGTETLRDAAADRSNNGRESESDSDSRDRSRERRSAGERRESKQEESEVVEEGVRDLASYLVAERRRPTGGAFIRFVRWKEEAQGGATPKMEGDREDRGEAGGEAAGSPGASEPPAEAQKNAKRFQETAEAARETGTASELETGDTLKDAASSRLRREEREEREERKLRRRYEDVVFCRPFRGIIDARDLPLSDSWLSPPGVTLSLLVNSHVTHLSCGLVDIVAATVECPLHLLDLEPLQLQHTLQPVALLVKPRGVKSPSSLGASASSQSFASPVSSDVSTGSAPWTIVPTAAFLRAATLALLRQSQKILSSLSAVLPRDREKDEQSFAQSPVGKRLALQFSSLLYSARALAVLLDAHCAYWARRGAAQKKTEKRGDSPARHEADEQGGSENEATSTKGELKEKVAGGDKEEKGGEEELSKKGEKGEKGETLVSTSSSTEELSSPSTGFDVFTVFPDSFERELQAFLAVLSSLLVTRPLMASVSSSLALLTACAEVWGTLGRWVSLQPKTKEALQALAPSAVRFLLNQDAADGGKPEKRERRREDIRKGRERGDGANEAEGEGRDTLRGSESEDFEASGGRAHAAERAIRHGGFPGDGEAGEEGRCGEEERGRWGRGPASWGAEGKKKLSVGRPGRNEPFSDSPATFFRGAVNMKKKVEARDREEASLQHLSAALQSLREVTSRPTGR from the exons atggagacgcgcgaggagacaggcgagccccggggagaaaaaagagaggcgagaccgCCAGAGAGCCGGCAACAGTACGCTGGTCGGCTCAGAGGAGACAtcaggagagagactgaagaaggGCGCAGGGCGTCTCTCagctcttctctcacctcgGAGGGACGTTACATCCAAAGGGAGACCCTCCTTGGGAGAAGACGAGTCGATCACCGCGCACAGTTGAATCCCCGATCCTTTGTGCAGAGACCCACAGGCcctgcctccttctccgttgCCGATTCACCTTCggtttcgtctcctcggtattcgtccttgtctccgtcccctctgtctcctcttgaGACGAGGCgaggggaagcgagaggaagagaggctgGTCGGCCCTCTCTGGGGCGCGTGTCAAAGCggcaggtggagagagaagccgtcGAAGGGCGTTTGGAAAGAGcgggcgagaggagacgaagaccgACTCGAGTGGGGAACCGAACCGTTTTCGATGTTCGCCGAACGTCTCCCGCTGATCGACAGGCTTTCGCAGCTGCCTGCGCGGCCCACGGCCTGCCGGCTGTCGAGACACTCCC GAGCGTGAATCTCCGCGCCGCTTTCCACCGTCTGTACAGAAGCGATGcgtcgtcgtttttctctttccttgtcaACCAGTTGGAGGCCTCTGCGCATGTGCCGGGCCCCTCGGGGTCTCTCCCGCGGGTGTCTGCACTCGACGGCGCCTCAGCAGGCCCCCGAGATCTCAGCTCGCAGGAGGCGCTCCACCCGCGCGCGGCCGTGGCTGCCCTCGTGTGCCTCGCGGCCTACGCACATCTGGACCAGTGCGAAGTGAAGCTCGAGTTtgtgccttcgcctccttcctccGCAGGTCTCGTCGAAGGTTACGCCGCTtcggagaagggagaagccACTGGGCGCCTGGAGAGCGCAGCCGAGGTCCGCTGTTTTTTGGGAGACGAGCGCGACGGCGAggtggaggcagagacgccgaagaaacAGCAGGCGACGAGTCTCGAGGGCGACAGTGGggagagcaggaggcgagggGCGGGGGGCAGAGACGCAAAAAAGGAGCgagccgaagaagcgaggaagacagagacaccgtgGGGGGACGGATGCAGGCGTGAGGAGATTCGACGGGGCCAGGAGACgacggcagaggagagagaggagaacgaggatgGCGAAGCCGACCGAgaacgtttcttctttcaacTCTCAGGCAGCGGCCCGCCATGCACACGGGGCACCAAGGAGcgactgtctctgcagctcgtCGAGCGCCTGATGGACATCGCGGGGACGCGGTTGCAGAG CCTGCAGACCTCCGACTTGACTTCGCTCTTGTTCGCTCTGGTAACGCTCTCGCGAGCCTTGTCTTTTCCACTTTCGCCCTCGCCTTTTTCACCCTTTACCGCCCCCCTCCGTGCTTTCGCCGGCGCCGCCCCGAACCCGCCCGCGCGGCTTCTGCGCTTTTCTcgccgcatgcgccgccttctcgttcgcctgctttctcgtctctccgagGCAGCTGCGGACTTGGAGTCTCTCGAGATTCTTCGTTCCTCCCTGCTCCTCCTCACGCCTCACCACGCCCGAGAGTCACCCGCCGCGCGGCTCTCCTGGACGCTCGCCCTGGAGACCCCGACCACTGGGCTCCGGCGGGCCGCGCGACCGCGGTCGTCGGGCCCAGGGCCCGGCCTGCGGGGGGCCTTCGCCCCCAGCAGAGACTCCGGCAGGGGCAAGGGGACAACAGCGCGGCacccgcgcatgcacgcggtTTTTTTTCCAGGCGTCTCTTCGGAGGCCCTCGCCCTCGCTCGGGATGAAGCTGTACACCTGCaggcaacgcatgcagtttcggGCACAGGATATCCGCCCCGAAGccgcgacggagacagcaggccAACCGAACTCCGCGGAGCTCGGAGCGGGCCGGAGACGGACGGTCAAGGCCCCGGAAGGGAGCAGTGGTCTGAGGCAGACGCGCGGGAGGTGGAGagactttttcttcttcttcagcagaCGTTTCCGCCTTCGAGTTCTTCGGACGTTATTGCGGCCGGCGCCGCGTACCTCGCGAAAGCATGCGCCATCGCGGCCAGGCGATTTGAGATCGAGAGCCTTGCAGCCTTCGGGCTGGAGCATGCGAGTGTCTCTCCCATGTTCGAGCCTCATGTGGATcagatgcatgcgccacAGCGAAGTGGGCAGGCTGTCCTCTGGCGCGCGAACCCTGGTGTCTCCTTAGGGACCTCGGGGAGGGCTCTCCTGCACCGtcgcgagacggagacagagacgggcCGACGTGAAGAAACAGATGTCGCAGAAAGGACAAAAGACGACGAAATAAAgcaggagagggaggagacagaacgcagaggagaaggaccACAGTGCgggggaaacgaggaagagccaAGAGGACAGACAGAGGTGGAGGGGCGAGGATcggcgaggcgagaaggcgaaaatcCATATGAGGTTGCAGGGCGCTTCCAATGCACACAGGGAGCttcagaagaaggcgagacgagagaagttCTCAAGGAAGACAAACATTCACTATTTGCGTCGATCCAGACAAAAGTCACGACATCCTCCGATGAGGAACTGGCACATATCGCTCGACGGCTTCTCGACACATGGGAAGCGTGGTTGCCTTTTCTCCAGGCAGTTGGTGAATGCCAGGaccttgcttcttcttcctctcctgctccgtcttcttctccgtcttcctcttctcctccgtcttcctcttcttctccgtccgaCCTGTGTCCggcgtctttttctcgattCGTCAACGTTGCTCTGTACAACCAgcgccttctgctccttgttctctctgagcagagacgccgagagaccTCGAGAGACCGCCAAATTCGCGGGGCCGACAGGGCACCGAAGACCGCGACGGACGGGCGAGAGGCGCCCGAAAAAAcaacagagacgaacgaggcGCAACCTTCCCTCCCTCCTCGTTCAACGCAGTCCAAGGAGACTCCGCAGCCTGTTGAggcaagcagagaagaaaaaggtcAAATTGGCCGACACTATGAAGATGGCGAAGCaggcaaagaagacaaaggagagaaacacgatAAAGATAACGAGGACAtgagagatgcagaagacgaacaTGAGAGAGAATCGAACTGTAGGACAGGCGACACTGACCCACTGTCGGCGCAtgcttccctcgtctccccaGAGCCGGGCCTTCCCTGCGATGCAAAGAtccttcccccttcttctccgtctcctaagctgttttcttcctcgttctctcagTCGCTTGTGGAAGGCCCCGTGGCTGCTTGGTGGAGACTGTGTGAGCCTGTGGCGATGAAGACTTTGTCTTCGCTGTTCCACCTGgtgtcgcgcatgcagcggcccTGCGCCCAGGGCCTCACTGGCTTCCCTGCTCTGCGAGACGCGGCAGTGACCTTTCtcttcgacagagacgccgagtATGAGAGGGCCGAGGGCGATTCAAAGAGCGCCGTCGCGGCCGTGCATTCGGAGGGTGCCTGCGCGCATACAGTCGATGGCCGCGGTCCCCAGACGCCGAGGCGCGAGCGCCGAAGCCTCGCGCCGCAGACCGGGCCGAGGCGGCAGCGAGAAGCATGGCCTGAATCGGAGCTTGAGTCTGAGGCAAAGCAGCGCTGGCTTttgctctctgctctcgaTGCGGCTTCTGCTGTCGCAGACTCTCGCGAGGGAGCAAGCGAGAATTCGCTTTTCTATCGGGCTGCATTTGCCGGCGTCCACTCCCCCCGTGGAGGCCCCGCACCACTGcacgagacaggcgaggcgGGGCTGCAGAGcggaagtggagacagactcGAGGAAGCCATTCGAAAGGCAGAACTCTTCTGTTTTATGGCGACAGCGAACCAAGGAGGCAAAAGCAATCCGGTGGTACAGCGTTCCGCAGACGAGTTGCTCGAATGCGCTTTCTCGCCTGCGAATACagtctctcccgcctcggTGAGGCCTCTTCCTGGGAGGCCCGCCGACTGCCTCAAAGAGAGTCTTGTGGCTTCCACGGAGAGTCACTCGGATGCCGCGGAGCCCCGAGGCGAAGCAGGAACAATTCCCCGAACGcctgcctcctccttctccttcgcgcttctccagcGCCTCCTCGTGAGCGCCGACCGAGTCGACAGCGCGCGACTGCTTCTCGCGGTGCTCGCCGAGATGACTGCGAGACTGAAAGAGGCGGCAGCGGCAGCGGCCACTCGggaagaagtcgacagaACCTCACGAGACACAAAAGACATCCGAGAAAATGGCGACGGGAGAGCGGCATGTCTTCTGGGTCCGGAGCTGGCTCTAGAAAGCCGCTTCTGGAGGCGCGAATCTCCGGGGACGACCGAGGAGACGGCTCGGCGCCGGGCCGCAAGGGACTTCGACGCGCGAGGCCGCGGAACTGTTGAAGACCCCAGCGGGGAAAAGAGTAACGACGAGAGCGGAAGCAAACATGCGCAGCTGATTGGAAAAGCGCTCACGTTTCTATTCCGGTGGATGGGCATCTCTCGGCGAAACGGTGTTTTTCCGGCCTtcagagacagccgaaggGAGGACGAGGGAGCGGGGGGGATGGCTATCGAGGGAGAGAGCCCTCCGCGGCAGCGGCCCTCGCTCGGAAACGGAGACATGAGAGAGGCCGGAGAACCgtcagaagagagaagcctttcttctccggagGAGACCCGCGCCCTGCGAGCCGCCAGCGAAAAGGCGATTCTCGACTTTGCCCTCGCAGCCACGCAATGGGCCTCCCAGACGAGGTTCGCTGGCTTCTCGCCCACAGATCTCGCCCTCCTCACGCACGCACTGGTGCCCCTGTGGCGCGCCATTCCGCTCTCCGGCGCCTTGGGCTCCTCGGGCGCCTTGGGCTCCTCGGGCGGGTTCCGAAGGGCGCGCGAGGTGCCTCCGCGGGCGCTcggccgcgaagaaggcgaaggcagcgagGAATGCGGAAGCAGTCGAGGTCGCCACGAGGAACTCATCGAT AGGTACTTCGAGACGCTCACGGAGGTGACCTGTTCTCACGTGGCGGGAGGCcggtcgctgtctctctcgccgtctcgtccgcgcccttcgccttcgctctcgctgcttGCCTGGAAgccgcctctcctctgtcttctgcttcactGTCTGATTCGAATGACGCCGCAGCTGACGCCTTCGCCGCGCGACGCCTCGTTGTCGCAGCCCGCGTCTCCCCTGTCTGTCTTAGCACCTAGGGGCGCAGTCCCTGCCGCTTCCGCCACCTGTGCAGACACCTGGGAAGAAGGTCTGTGCAAGGCCCACAAGCGTCTGCTGTTTGCACCGTCGCGTCTCGCGGCTTGTGCGCCCTGTCTCggaccttcttctcttcctagAGCTGGGCATCCGCCTGCTCTCTCGGACGCGCCTCTAATCACCTCCTGGGCCTCTGTCCTGGTGCCCGCCGTCGCCGAGGCTTTAGGCacccttgttctcttcccGCGCTCtgtcgtgcatgcagcggaggCGAGTGCCGCTGCGCTGAAGGCTCTTGAAGGCATCGTCAGGCACAGAGTGCCTTCAGACTCCTCCGAAGAGATCTGCGGCATGGCGTCGCCCCGGCCGAGCCCAGAGTCTGGGAGGGGGGAGAAACatggaagcgagaaaagcgagacgacagacgaagggaaggaaaatGACGCGGAGGCGGCTCGACTGGCGAGCGAAGCAAACGCTGGAAGGTCGGGAGAACGATCTCGTAATCTCGGCACGAATCAGACGATTCCTGAGCCATGTTTGTCTCCACCTGCTCGTGCGGCGTCTGCTCATCTGCCACAGGCGCCGGCGCATCCTGAAGCCTCCGCGGCGGAGGGCGAGCaagacgcgcgagaagaaaggggacgCGAAGGCTTTGCACACCCTCCGCCGGGTTCCCGAGTGTCTGTGCAGGAACTACCATCGACAACGAAGTCgacctgttttttctgttcgctTCGCAGCTCGTCTGCGGCCTCTGCAGActcgcctgcgtctttgGAGCGCATGGTGGCAAACGCGATGGAGACGCActcgcctctgtcgctctcttcttccttgttatcgctgtctctgctgccaTACCTGTCGGAGTGCATGACTGCGGCGGCGGCCAAGAAGCTGAGCAAGCCTCTGCGTGCTCGCCTTGCGGAGATTCTGAAgtcgtcttcgctgccttTCTCGCGACCAAAGCTGTTCATCAGTCGCATCGAGTTCCGCGAGCTCGGCTCTGTTCTCTGGGGCCTCGACAAGGTTTGTGTGCACAACATGCGCGACGCCCAGCTGCGGAGGCCGGCGCCGGTGCGGCCGGTTGACAGCCTAGGTGGCTTTCAAGAGGCGGGGAGGCGCGGAACCACCGGCGAGGTCGCtccgagagacgcggaaggcgGGCAGTTTCCGTCTCCCCTCCTCGCGCCCTCTGCCGCCTCGTGCCTGTGGGGAAACCTCCACGGGGCGCTCTgggaaggcggcggcgagaagacccGCGAGGCTCGTGAACGCGAGTTGGAGGAGAGGCACGAGACGCAGACTCGAGAAAGGCACTTTCTGCCGTGGGGTGCGACGCTCGCCCTCGACGCGCTGAGGAGACCCGGCGGCTTCTGCCACAAACTCGCTCTGTACTTTGCCGCTTCTGTTCGCTTTGAGGAgcgacgccttcttctcgcctacGCCCGCTCTGCGGGTCTTGGACGCGGGCAAAAGGGTGCTGGGACGCGCACaggaacggagacactgcGAGACGCGGCAGCAGACAGGAGCAACAACGgcagggagagcgagagtgACAGCGACAGTCGAGaccgaagcagagaaaggagaagcgcTGGAGAGCGTAGAGAGAGTaaacaagaagagagcgaggtgGTGGAGGAGGGCGTACGAGATCTGGCGAGTTATTTGGTGGCGGAAAGACGACGTCCGACAGGAGGAGCTTTCATCCGCTTTGTCAGGTGGAAGGAGGAGGCTCAGGGTGGCGCGACACCGAAGatggagggagacagagaggacagaggcgAAGCTGGCGGAGAGGCTGCAGGCAGCCCAGGAGCGTCGGAGCCCCCTGCAGAAGCACAGAAAAATGCCAAGCGCTttcaggagacagcggaagccgcgagggagacaggtACCGCGTCGGAattggagacaggcgacacGTTGAAAGacgcggcttcttctcgattgcggagagaagaaagagaagaacgagaagaaaggaaattGAGAAGGCGCTACGAAGACGTTGTTTTCTGTCGGCCTTTCCGAGGCATCATCGACGCCCGCGATCTCCCCCTCAGCGACTCCTGGCTGTCGCCGCCCGGCGTGACGCTCAGTCTCCTCGTCAACTCCCATGTGACGCATCTGTCGTGCGGCCTGGTCGACATTGT AGCGGCGACCGTGGAGTGCCCCCTCCATCTCCTGGACCTCGAACCTCTTCAGCTCCAGCATACCCTGCAGCCTGTGGCGCTTCTGGTCAAGCCTCGGGGCGTCAagtctccgtcgtctttgggggcttctgcgtcttctcagTCCTTCGCGTCGCCCGTCAGTTCAGATGTCTCTACAGGGAGCGCGCCGTGGACGATTGTCCCGACAGCAGCTTTCCTCAGAGCCGCCACActcgctctgcttcgccAGAGTCAGAAgattctttcctcgctctctgccgtCCTTCCGCGAGAccgcgagaaagacgaacagAGTTTTGCGCAGTCGCCAGTGGGAAAGCGTTTGGCGCtgcagttctcttctctgctgtacAGCGCGAGAGCGCTTGCTGTCCTCCTCGACGCTCACTGCGCCTACTGGGCTCGACGGGGAGCtgcgcagaaaaagacagagaagcgaggagacagcccCGCCAGGCACGAGGCAGACGAACAAGGAGGCTcagagaacgaagcgacAAGCACGAAGGGAGAGTTGAAAGAGAAGGTAGCGGGCGGCGAtaaggaagagaaaggtggagaggaagagctcagcaagaagggagagaaaggtgagaagggagaaacacTCGTGTCAACGTCTTCCTCAACAGAGGAattgtcttctccctccacaGGATTCGATGTCTTCACCGTATTCCCCGATTCTTTCGAGCGGGAGCTGCAGGCCTTTCTGGCAGTCTTGAGTTCGCTCCTCGTGACGCGGCCGCTGatggcgtctgtctcctcgtcgctcgcgctcttgactgcatgcgcagaagtCTGGGGGACGCTCGGGCGCtgggtgtctctccagccgaagacgaaagaggcgcTTCAGGCGCTCGCACCCTCTGCggttcgctttctcctcaaCCAAGACGCAGCAGATGGCGGAAagccggagaagcgagagaggcggcgagaggaCATCCGGAAGGGCCGCGAGCGCGGAGACGGCGCGAATGAGGCAGAAGGTGAGGGCAGAGACACGctgcgaggaagcgagagcgaggactTCGAAGCCTCTGGAGggcgagcgcatgcagcggaacGGGCGATCCGCCACGGTGGATTTCCTGGCGATggcgaggcgggagaagagggacggtgtggagaggaagagagaggaaggtggGGTCGCGGCCCGGCGTCGTGGggtgcagaaggaaagaagaaactgagTGTGGGGAGGCCCGGTAGAAACGAGCCGTTTTCAGACTCCCCAGCGACGTTTTTCCGCGGTGCAGTgaacatgaagaagaaagtcgaaGCAAGAGAtcgggaagaagcgagtctGCAGCACTTGTCAGCAGCTCTTCAGAGTCTCAGAGAAGTCACGTCGCGTCCGACAGGCAGGTGA
- a CDS encoding hypothetical protein (encoded by transcript TGME49_313510) yields the protein MFFQGDAKHQAVLAVTRIGFWTMRLHGAPQICSPLFLSLFLNSDILCRLAVSAVATDVRLFEAVRFSFAFLRSSPSTSRPRLRRLRLPAGASAGCQAPRRSRAENGTLGETQRRDSEAGEAEKPGEEAAKEEAEDQDKGADEDEAKEEKGEKREDDDGEGAGGEAEDV from the coding sequence aTGTTTTTCCAAGGAGACGCAAAGCACCAGGCCGTTCTCGCAGTCACCCGTATCGGCTTCTGGACGATGCGTTTGCACGGCGCTCCACAGATCTGCTCGccactctttctctcgctctttctcaaCTCTGACATCCTCTGCCGACTCGCGGTCAGTGCTGTAGCGACGGACGTTCGCCTCTTCGAGGCTGTGCGCTTCtcgttcgcttttctccgctcctcgccttctacgtctcgccctcgccttcGGAGACTGCGCTTGCCCGCCGGAGCTTCAGCCGGCTGCCAGGCGCCTCGGCGCTCCAGAGCGGAAAACGGGACGCTGGGCGAGAcacaacgaagagacagcgaggcaggagaggcggagaaaccaggagaggaagccgcgaaggaggaggcagaagaccaAGACAAAggggcagacgaagacgaggcaaaagaagagaagggagaaaagcgagaggacgacgacggagaaggcgcaggaggagaggcagaagacgtaTGA
- a CDS encoding hypothetical protein (encoded by transcript TGME49_313520~Signal peptide predicted by SignalP 2.0 HMM (probability 0.936) with cleavage site probability 0.856 at residue 30~Predicted trans-membrane domain (TMHMM2.0):11-34) translates to MCASPSPSSHPLSRLRTVLLLVFVITFVCAEQTWRPKPKAEKRARNFQRAFEEREKAAAREAKRRLLLQREWFRQQEEEDRQREAERLELTKREGPAKPQHADAPQELRGTDAPQGASGASTGSRTLTELVQQAISSSGQALKHRENWVVVGSTQRKARRRDRLPYSQREFVKQVFSHLSEEDLEKEVTKAERAWRGDMLLDELEEEIGGPDALAPGGGPGGSVR, encoded by the exons ATGtgcgcttctccttctccctcttcacatccgctctctcgcctccgcaCGGtgctcctcctcgtctttgtcATCACTTTTGTCTGTGCTGAGCAGACATGGAGA CCGAAGCCAAAGGCGGAGAAACGCGCCCGGAATTTCCAGCGAGCATTCGAGGAGCGGGAGAAGGCCGCCGCGCGTGAAGCGAAGAGgcgtctgctgctgcagcgcgAGTGGTTCAgacagcaagaagaagaagaccggCAGCGAGAGGCCGAGCGGCTGGAGCTGACGAAACGAGAGGGACCTGCGAAGCCCCAACATGCAGATGCTCCCCAGGAGCTCCGAGGTACAGATGCGCCTCAGGGGGCGTCGGGCGCATCGACCGGGAGTCGGACATTGACTGAACTTGTTCAGCAGGCGATTTCGAGTTCTGGACAAGCTCTGAAACACCGGGAGAACTGGGTCGTGGTGGGCAGCACGCAGCGAAAGGCTCGACGGAGAGACCGCCTTCCGTACAGTCAGCGAGAGTTTGTGAAGCAAGTGTTCTCGCACTTGTCTGAGGAAGATCTCGAGAAAGAAGTCACGAAGGCCGAGCGCgcctggagaggcgacatGCTTCTCGATgaactcgaagaagaaattgGAGGCCCCGACGCCCTCGCTCCCGGAGGCGGCCCAGGCGGGTCCGTCCGGTAA
- a CDS encoding transmembrane protein 167, putative (encoded by transcript TGME49_313530~Signal peptide predicted by SignalP 2.0 HMM (probability 0.741) with cleavage site probability 0.307 at residue 24~Predicted trans-membrane domain (TMHMM2.0):3-26:52-72) has product MSALFNFQSMLTVVLLAICTCSYLRPRFPSLVDNKRPGFKGVLGRLAVVGDRLSGYVSLACILLAFATLFLSPQC; this is encoded by the exons atGTCGGCGCTCTTCAACTTCCAGTCGATGCTGACAGTGGTCCTTCTTGCCATCTGCACCTGCAGCTACCTTCGCCCgcggtttccttctctcgtcgacAACAAACGCCCCGGCTTCAAAGGCGTTCTGGGGAGACTGGCCGTCGTCGGCGACCGCCTCTCAGGCTACGTCTCCCTTGCATGCATTCTCTTAGCTTTTGCCACACTCTTCCTCAG TCCGCAGTGTTGA